The following is a genomic window from Bacteroidia bacterium.
CTGCCCTCCTGCCCCGCATAAAACGTGGACATGAGCAGACCCAGCGGAAGCTCGCGCGAGCTGTAGGCCCAGATGTAATGAAACTGGAACTGATGCTTGACGATCAGAATCAGCAGGATGGCCGAGGCAATGAAGATGGTGCTGACCGAGATATGGAATCCTGCCCGGGCAAAACCGACAAGCCGCGGCTGCTTTATGCTTTTAAAGAATGCCGTCATACCGACCACGGACGCGATAAACCCGAGGATTATCGCGGCGTTGCCGACAGCGCCTAACACATCGTACATGGGGTGATCCTTTCTGCGCCGGCTAACCCGGCAAACCGGGCTGCAGCCGGCTCAAAGGTATGATGAAATGTCTGTAGAATCGTTCGGAGCGCACCGGCGGCACGCCGCCGGTGTATGCAACTACATCGATGAAGTCTTGATGCCTTCCGGATGTTCACCGTCGGGATTGCCTTCATATTTGGAGGGACATTTGGTGAGCACTTCCGACGCGTTGAACACGCCGTTTTCGTAGCGGCCCTTTGCTACCACACTGGTCGCGATGTCGAAGTTGTTGGGCTTGGCGCCCGCGAGCACGACTCTCGCCACTTTGTCGTCTTCGTCGCGCATGTAAAAGGTGAAGGTGTTTTTCTCCGTGTCGAAACGGGTTTCCATTTCCTTAACCCACGTGCCCGTAACCTGTACTCTTTTCCCGCTCTGCTCGGCCTTGCTCAGGTTGGCATACTCGACCGAAGAATTCAGGAATGACAGTCCTCCGATGATGAGGAAGACGAAGACGATGGCGCCACCGGCAAGATATCGCTTTTTCATAACGCTGTGTCCTTTCTATTCCAATTCTTTGATTTTCTTGTCAATTCTGAGCAGATAGGCAAAAAGCCCCGTCCAAACCATCAGGACGATGAGCATCACGACGTAGAGCGCATTCTGTTCGAGAAATTCGTACATGGATATCGTGCTCCGATCTTTGGTGTCAGGCCGCCGGGGCGGCACGTTTCAGTATGATGCGATGAAGCCGTATGCGGATGCGCATCAGCCATACATACAATGCCAGAAATCCTCCCAGCAGGGAGTACAGAATGATACGCATGGAGGTGTCCATACCGCCTGTGCTGACGACCGGTCCGGCGTTGACGTCACCAGCGGAACCCGGATGCAAACCGGGCATGATGCGCGGCATGATAAAGATGAAAAAGGGCACGGTCGCGGCAGCTATGATTGCGTACACCGCAGACAGGGATGCGCGCTTTTCTTCCACCTCGATGGCCGAGCGCAGGGCGAAATAGGCACCGTACACCAGCAGCAGCACGAAAATGGATGTTTGCCGCGGATCCCAGTTCCAGAATGAGCCCCAGTTGAATTTCGCCCAGAGCGACCCGGTCGTGGTGGCCAGAATGCAGAACAATAAGCCGAGTCCGGCGGAAAGCGCGGAGCGGAAATCGTCCTCCATGTCCTTGCGCCGCAAGTACCGAATTCCGTACCACATGGACACGAGAAAAGCGACCACCGTCATCCAGGACATAGGAACGTGGAAGAAAATGATTTTCGCACGCTCTTCGAGACCGGGAATGAAGGGGAAGGAAAATCCCGGATACCCGCCGAGGACGTTCAGTACGTCAATGCGGTGGGCCTCGTGATTATAACGCGCCGTCGCAAGCACGCCGTCCTCTCCCGCGGGAAGAATATCGCGCGATGGGAATTGTGCCGTGGCGCTGCGTCCTGACGCATCTTTCACCGTCACGAGCCAGCCGCCCTCTTCGTCGGCGCGGCCGTCGTCGCCCAGATGCAATTTCACCTGCAAAATTTTCTCCGGATCGGCCTGCGCCATCATACCGAGCTCGCCGAGCCCGCCCGCGATGGGCGTGATGATGCCGATGGCGGTCATGACCGCGATCCACAAGAAGAGAAGAATTTTCCACCACATGGCAATAGTTTCCTGTAGCAATCAATCATTGTAATGTACGGACACGCCGATCAATTTTCAATGCAACTCGATTTCCCTGAATTGTCCGAATTAATCCATCCCGATGGACGGAAAATCCCGTCGAAATGTGGGTGTACTCAGTCTTTCCAGACAAAATCGAAGAGCAGAAACGAGACGGTGGTCACCACGACGATGTAGGAACCGAGGAGCTGCAGATCCGGCCAAACGGCACTCCACGAGCTGTCCTCCACCGCCAGCTTGGTCGCCGAAATGCCTGCCATGAGCAGCGGCAGGAGTATGGGA
Proteins encoded in this region:
- a CDS encoding cytochrome c maturation protein CcmE; the protein is MKKRYLAGGAIVFVFLIIGGLSFLNSSVEYANLSKAEQSGKRVQVTGTWVKEMETRFDTEKNTFTFYMRDEDDKVARVVLAGAKPNNFDIATSVVAKGRYENGVFNASEVLTKCPSKYEGNPDGEHPEGIKTSSM
- a CDS encoding CcmD family protein, whose protein sequence is MPPRRPDTKDRSTISMYEFLEQNALYVVMLIVLMVWTGLFAYLLRIDKKIKELE
- a CDS encoding cytochrome c biogenesis protein, which produces MWWKILLFLWIAVMTAIGIITPIAGGLGELGMMAQADPEKILQVKLHLGDDGRADEEGGWLVTVKDASGRSATAQFPSRDILPAGEDGVLATARYNHEAHRIDVLNVLGGYPGFSFPFIPGLEERAKIIFFHVPMSWMTVVAFLVSMWYGIRYLRRKDMEDDFRSALSAGLGLLFCILATTTGSLWAKFNWGSFWNWDPRQTSIFVLLLVYGAYFALRSAIEVEEKRASLSAVYAIIAAATVPFFIFIMPRIMPGLHPGSAGDVNAGPVVSTGGMDTSMRIILYSLLGGFLALYVWLMRIRIRLHRIILKRAAPAA